Proteins encoded together in one Calditrichota bacterium window:
- a CDS encoding amidophosphoribosyltransferase, translated as MSNLPDFFDDKPRDKCGVMALFGHPRAAELTYLGLYALQHRGQESAGVVSSDGQKLYSHRGMGLLADVFRDQSKFEELRGNWAIGHVRYSTTGSSSLTNVQPLMVITKDGPLAVAHNGNITNERALRKELEGEGAIFQTTSDSELFVHLIARSKKTTSAQRLADAVSVLEGAFSVVLITKDEVLAARDPHGFRPLAMGRMGDGYVFASETCAFDIIGATYERDVNAGEIVTISSRGMESIQYAEANLNMCVFELIYFARPDSHIYGTSVDKVRRKLGKILAEESPAEGDVVISVPDSSNTSAIGFARQSNLKFEIGLIRNHYIGRTFINPSQFMRSYNSRIKYNPVRGVLEGRRVILVDDSIVRGTTLKKLVGVIKAAGATEVHVRIASPPVRWPCFYGMDYPTRRELIAAFATPEEIESYLGVNSLRYLSHEGMLAATRDTPTNYCTACFSGRYAVPLKDPAQLAELTEPDKEWARAELERVLKTME; from the coding sequence ATGTCCAATCTCCCAGATTTCTTCGATGACAAACCCCGCGACAAATGTGGGGTCATGGCCCTTTTCGGCCATCCACGGGCCGCAGAACTGACCTATTTGGGGCTTTATGCGCTCCAACACAGGGGTCAGGAATCTGCCGGAGTCGTGAGCTCCGACGGCCAAAAACTGTATTCTCACAGAGGCATGGGTCTCCTCGCGGACGTCTTTCGCGACCAGTCCAAGTTTGAGGAATTGCGCGGAAACTGGGCAATTGGTCACGTCCGCTATTCGACGACGGGCTCCTCATCGTTGACTAACGTTCAGCCGTTAATGGTTATCACCAAAGACGGTCCCTTGGCGGTGGCCCACAACGGGAATATTACCAACGAACGGGCCTTGCGAAAGGAACTTGAGGGCGAAGGGGCGATCTTCCAGACGACGTCGGACTCCGAATTGTTTGTGCATTTGATTGCTCGCTCAAAAAAAACGACGAGTGCGCAGCGGTTGGCCGATGCCGTGAGTGTCTTGGAGGGCGCATTCTCTGTCGTGCTGATCACAAAAGACGAAGTTCTTGCCGCTCGCGATCCCCACGGTTTTCGCCCGTTGGCAATGGGACGGATGGGCGACGGTTATGTGTTTGCGTCGGAAACGTGCGCATTTGATATTATCGGCGCGACGTATGAGCGGGACGTAAACGCCGGTGAAATCGTAACCATCTCTTCGCGCGGCATGGAGTCCATCCAGTATGCCGAAGCAAATCTGAATATGTGCGTCTTTGAGCTGATCTACTTTGCCCGGCCCGACAGTCATATCTACGGCACGTCGGTGGACAAGGTACGCCGCAAGTTAGGCAAGATCTTGGCCGAAGAATCGCCCGCTGAAGGCGACGTCGTCATTTCCGTGCCTGACTCTTCAAACACGTCGGCTATCGGATTTGCCCGGCAGAGCAATTTGAAGTTTGAAATCGGCTTAATCCGAAACCACTATATTGGCAGGACGTTCATCAATCCCTCGCAGTTCATGCGCTCCTACAACTCCCGGATCAAATACAATCCGGTGCGCGGAGTGCTGGAAGGACGGCGCGTGATTTTGGTGGACGATTCGATCGTCCGCGGGACGACTCTGAAAAAACTGGTCGGAGTCATCAAGGCCGCTGGTGCGACGGAGGTGCATGTTCGCATCGCGTCGCCGCCGGTTCGCTGGCCGTGTTTTTACGGCATGGACTACCCCACGCGACGGGAACTAATTGCAGCCTTTGCCACTCCAGAAGAGATTGAAAGCTATCTTGGAGTGAATTCGCTACGCTATCTGTCGCACGAAGGCATGCTTGCCGCGACGCGTGACACGCCGACGAATTATTGCACGGCATGTTTCTCGGGACGCTATGCCGTGCCGCTGAAAGATCCCGCGCAGCTTGCCGAACTGACCGAGCCCGATAAAGAATGGGCGCGCGCGGAACTCGAACGAGTTCTGAAAACCATGGAGTGA
- a CDS encoding NAD(P)-dependent oxidoreductase codes for MKVLITGGAGFLGLHTALCFAEHGWDLILTDIAPFETSEYPEGSVFLEHDVRDKAGLDKILSEYKVDVIVHGAAALPLWKPKDIFEINVDGTRRVLESAKQAGVDRVVFVSSTAVYGIPDHHPLVETDKVMGVGPYGESKIQAEAVCVEFRSADFCVPVIRPKTFIGTHRLGVFQILYDWVESGKRIPMIGNGKNKYQLLEVDDLAEAIYLGATVEATRANDTFNVGAEEFKTVREDMGAMCQFAGNGARPWGTPAGPVKLALMTFEAMGLSPLYKWVYGTADQDSFVSIDKAKRELGWKPKYSNAQALIRSYQWYLDNKHTIPEGSGITHRIAWNQGILKFFKRFM; via the coding sequence GTGAAAGTATTGATTACAGGCGGCGCGGGCTTCCTCGGGTTGCACACCGCGCTGTGTTTTGCGGAGCATGGCTGGGACTTGATTCTGACGGATATTGCTCCCTTTGAGACGTCGGAATACCCCGAAGGGTCGGTTTTTCTTGAACACGACGTCCGCGACAAAGCAGGTTTAGACAAGATTTTATCTGAATACAAGGTCGACGTAATCGTTCACGGAGCGGCCGCCTTGCCTCTGTGGAAGCCGAAGGACATATTTGAAATCAACGTGGACGGCACGCGCCGCGTCCTCGAGTCAGCCAAGCAGGCCGGAGTCGACCGCGTAGTGTTTGTTTCTTCGACGGCCGTCTACGGCATTCCCGATCACCACCCCTTGGTCGAAACGGATAAAGTCATGGGCGTCGGCCCCTACGGAGAGAGCAAGATTCAGGCGGAAGCCGTCTGTGTGGAATTCCGCAGCGCGGATTTCTGTGTCCCCGTGATCCGCCCCAAGACGTTTATCGGCACGCACCGTTTAGGTGTGTTCCAGATTCTCTACGATTGGGTCGAGAGCGGCAAGCGCATCCCCATGATCGGCAACGGCAAGAACAAATACCAGCTTTTGGAAGTCGATGACCTCGCCGAAGCGATCTATCTCGGCGCGACCGTCGAGGCCACGCGGGCCAACGACACGTTTAACGTCGGCGCCGAAGAATTTAAGACCGTCCGTGAAGATATGGGCGCGATGTGTCAGTTTGCAGGTAACGGCGCGCGTCCGTGGGGCACTCCCGCGGGCCCGGTCAAGCTGGCTCTAATGACCTTCGAAGCGATGGGTCTATCGCCTCTGTACAAATGGGTCTACGGCACAGCCGATCAAGACAGCTTTGTCTCAATTGACAAGGCCAAACGCGAATTGGGTTGGAAGCCCAAATATTCGAATGCGCAGGCCTTGATTCGCAGCTACCAGTGGTACTTGGACAACAAACACACGATCCCCGAAGGCAGCGGCATCACTCACCGCATCGCATGGAATCAAGGTATTCTGAAGTTCTTCAAGCGGTTTATGTAA
- a CDS encoding T9SS type A sorting domain-containing protein yields MTHKLHVTLAFCCIFLLQTVSYATPFWTQEQIDSARAENFSDVMPQNIETGQRARRRALDDIAYFVKYRQLCDFLANMQVTTAGANFGGMREGEVGGDYNIIQTDNTQEAIRVWSQYGIWTGDTAHYAQNIRNAWTYCTVWPAWREEGGGYYAMHNSGWGFEATAKYREAYNDTSMNWYADSCALWVAAHPLSLTGTLNIAAEGLGIGGMYPHAVYRGRTDWQTHTLTQARQIRDWFTAQPSRLNTSTEWALCGGTAIWGVCNSLWIADPDSGAMWINQYGTQLETWESPSNWYNAYNTWYSNATFRFWEITGDSLYWNRGVFYADSLVGFDVDDDGAIPPGTCCISNGNDHSWVSAYMGWMGLERIISSGPIVLAGPQGVVVPDSAHPLLEGDTTPVRVRVANMGTEPLTALIEVFADFQYYDSAYIDLMAGEIADMDMDTLWNLPPKDSLHGVPLGMEISMRYWSPAAEDTTTEFMFISFDLRHQTSVSGLNTGEYDQTGVPCHIDFYSADYPDSIWTSVDVAEGQLYSNGARPLMEGLNRMVITPPARYLVKEVNFVTDPNEPSEIDNWLFSSDVVLVDDDSGEDYESYLLSSLDENNLDVRVWDSQSSEVGDLTHVPWMIWMTGDDAASTLTATDQQALTDYMSDGGGLLLTGQNISDDPDAATFLHDVLYVIPEEEDTDRLRAFGIGDNPDVDGEFLLLLGTQGAGNQSSPSSIIPLGGATAIFINDTTTEGVCGVAGQYGAGKFIFLSFGLEAASGQAGSTSRAVFLSVAEQWLTELTDVAPAAPVASRFELLPSFPNPFNGEVQIRWFAPNSTEKTSIEVYDVLGRRITTLFDGVSNLGDNIVTWNGATSKGVNVSSGTYLVRLTTSEWSKSQAIRYIR; encoded by the coding sequence ATGACTCACAAACTTCACGTCACGTTAGCTTTCTGCTGCATATTTTTGCTGCAGACGGTCTCGTATGCCACTCCCTTCTGGACTCAGGAACAAATCGATTCCGCGCGTGCCGAGAATTTTTCGGACGTTATGCCGCAAAACATCGAGACGGGACAACGCGCCCGCCGTCGCGCGTTGGATGACATTGCCTATTTTGTCAAGTACCGCCAGCTTTGTGATTTTCTGGCGAACATGCAGGTGACGACTGCCGGCGCCAATTTCGGCGGCATGCGCGAAGGTGAAGTCGGCGGCGATTACAACATTATTCAGACGGACAACACGCAGGAAGCGATTCGCGTGTGGTCGCAGTACGGCATCTGGACGGGTGACACAGCCCACTATGCGCAGAATATCCGCAATGCGTGGACATACTGCACCGTGTGGCCCGCGTGGCGCGAAGAAGGCGGCGGCTACTACGCGATGCACAACAGCGGCTGGGGTTTTGAAGCAACCGCAAAGTACCGCGAAGCCTACAATGATACGAGCATGAATTGGTATGCCGATTCTTGCGCACTGTGGGTTGCGGCGCATCCTCTTTCCCTGACGGGAACATTGAATATCGCGGCGGAAGGCTTAGGTATCGGCGGCATGTATCCGCACGCCGTCTATCGTGGCCGCACGGATTGGCAAACCCACACGCTTACTCAGGCTCGTCAAATTCGCGACTGGTTCACCGCACAACCGTCCCGTTTGAACACGTCGACCGAGTGGGCGCTGTGCGGCGGCACGGCTATCTGGGGAGTCTGCAATTCACTGTGGATCGCCGATCCCGATAGCGGCGCGATGTGGATCAACCAGTACGGTACGCAGTTGGAAACGTGGGAATCCCCTTCCAATTGGTACAATGCCTACAACACATGGTACTCAAACGCGACGTTTAGATTCTGGGAAATCACGGGCGATTCGCTCTATTGGAATCGCGGCGTATTTTATGCGGACTCGCTGGTCGGTTTTGACGTCGACGATGACGGCGCCATTCCGCCGGGAACTTGCTGCATCAGCAACGGCAACGACCATTCGTGGGTCAGCGCCTACATGGGTTGGATGGGACTGGAGAGAATTATTTCCTCAGGGCCGATAGTTCTTGCCGGACCGCAGGGAGTGGTTGTCCCGGATTCCGCGCACCCGCTCCTTGAAGGCGACACGACTCCTGTACGCGTCAGAGTTGCCAACATGGGCACGGAACCTCTGACGGCTCTCATCGAAGTCTTCGCCGATTTTCAGTATTATGACTCGGCGTACATAGACTTGATGGCCGGTGAAATCGCGGACATGGACATGGACACTCTGTGGAACCTGCCTCCAAAGGACAGTCTCCACGGCGTGCCTTTGGGCATGGAAATTTCCATGCGCTACTGGTCACCCGCTGCGGAAGACACGACCACCGAGTTCATGTTCATCAGCTTTGATCTCCGCCACCAAACGAGCGTATCCGGACTCAACACCGGCGAATACGATCAAACGGGAGTTCCTTGCCATATCGATTTCTATTCGGCGGATTACCCTGATTCGATTTGGACCTCCGTGGACGTGGCGGAGGGACAGCTTTACTCCAACGGCGCGCGACCGCTTATGGAAGGTTTGAACCGTATGGTCATCACCCCTCCGGCGCGCTATTTGGTCAAAGAAGTGAACTTTGTAACCGATCCGAACGAACCCAGCGAAATCGACAACTGGCTTTTCTCATCGGACGTCGTGCTGGTCGACGACGACAGTGGTGAAGACTACGAGTCGTATTTGCTCTCGTCTCTCGATGAAAACAACCTCGACGTTCGCGTGTGGGACAGTCAAAGCTCTGAAGTTGGCGATTTGACTCATGTCCCGTGGATGATCTGGATGACCGGAGATGACGCCGCGTCGACGTTAACGGCAACGGATCAGCAAGCACTGACTGACTATATGTCGGACGGCGGCGGACTGTTATTGACGGGACAGAACATCAGCGACGATCCTGACGCTGCGACGTTCCTGCACGATGTTTTGTACGTGATTCCCGAAGAAGAGGACACCGATAGGCTGCGGGCCTTTGGAATCGGCGACAATCCCGACGTGGACGGTGAATTCTTGCTGCTGCTGGGAACGCAAGGCGCGGGCAATCAATCAAGCCCGTCCTCGATAATTCCGTTGGGCGGTGCAACGGCGATTTTTATCAATGACACCACAACCGAAGGTGTGTGCGGCGTCGCCGGGCAGTACGGTGCTGGCAAGTTTATCTTTCTAAGTTTTGGACTGGAAGCCGCATCAGGACAAGCCGGAAGCACGTCGCGCGCAGTGTTTCTTTCTGTCGCGGAGCAGTGGCTGACGGAACTTACGGACGTCGCGCCCGCGGCTCCCGTCGCGTCGCGCTTTGAGCTCCTCCCAAGTTTCCCCAATCCATTCAACGGCGAAGTTCAGATTCGTTGGTTTGCTCCCAATTCGACGGAGAAAACAAGCATAGAAGTCTATGATGTGTTGGGACGCCGTATTACCACTCTTTTTGATGGCGTAAGCAATCTGGGCGACAACATAGTAACGTGGAACGGCGCGACGTCCAAGGGCGTGAATGTGAGCAGCGGAACTTATCTCGTGCGCTTGACTACTTCAGAGTGGTCAAAGTCGCAAGCCATTCGCTACATTCGTTAA
- a CDS encoding MFS transporter, giving the protein MSGFFSFRRKNPGQVFAWATYDFGNSAFATTILAVIFNKYYAGVIAGGADGVSILGSQIPGTTVFSFFVSASMILVALFGPILSALSDLGQLKRRMLLLHTGLGVFATAMLATLGRGDWLVGGMWFALAQFGFAGGAIFYNAMLLDIAEPQDYAKVSSIGWAWGYLGGGLLLALNLVMLQYPQFLGARPDSFTVQDCFLSAAIWWAIFTIPVALSVKGKTTTNRVNIRQAFVALTDSLKSLNRLPSFARFFFAYLLYNDGIETVIVMASIFGDQELHLATGELVLFFLMVQGVAFVGSILFGVVANKWNNKNAVLLGISIWSLVALWGWQLGWMGNAVREYWLLGILAGLVMGGTQAASRSLQAILIPPQKSAEFFSFFAISGKFASAVGPAIFGLAVWITGSLRVGMLSLLIFFVLGGWLLWGVSEERGRQEALAFRAVRDE; this is encoded by the coding sequence GTGAGCGGATTTTTCTCGTTCCGCCGCAAGAACCCGGGCCAAGTCTTCGCTTGGGCCACGTATGATTTCGGCAACTCGGCCTTCGCCACGACCATTCTCGCCGTAATTTTCAATAAGTATTACGCGGGTGTTATTGCAGGCGGAGCGGACGGCGTTTCGATTTTAGGCTCCCAAATACCCGGCACGACGGTTTTCAGCTTCTTTGTTTCTGCCAGCATGATTCTGGTGGCCCTGTTTGGGCCGATTCTTTCCGCCCTTTCCGATCTTGGCCAACTAAAGCGCCGTATGTTGCTCCTCCATACCGGACTTGGCGTTTTCGCAACTGCGATGCTTGCCACGCTGGGCCGGGGAGACTGGTTGGTTGGCGGAATGTGGTTTGCGCTTGCACAATTCGGTTTCGCGGGCGGAGCGATTTTTTACAATGCGATGCTGCTTGATATCGCCGAACCGCAAGACTATGCGAAAGTCTCGAGCATCGGTTGGGCATGGGGCTATTTGGGCGGCGGACTACTGCTTGCTCTAAACCTCGTGATGCTGCAATACCCGCAGTTTTTGGGTGCACGACCGGACAGTTTTACGGTTCAGGATTGCTTTCTTAGCGCCGCAATCTGGTGGGCAATTTTTACGATTCCCGTTGCGCTCTCCGTTAAAGGCAAAACGACAACCAACCGGGTCAACATCAGGCAGGCATTTGTCGCTCTGACCGATAGCCTGAAAAGTCTCAATAGACTGCCCAGCTTCGCCCGTTTCTTTTTTGCTTATTTGCTCTACAACGACGGCATCGAAACGGTGATCGTCATGGCCTCGATTTTCGGCGATCAAGAGCTGCATCTGGCAACCGGCGAACTTGTCCTGTTCTTTTTGATGGTCCAAGGCGTCGCCTTTGTCGGTTCCATACTTTTCGGTGTGGTGGCCAATAAATGGAACAACAAAAACGCCGTTCTGTTGGGCATCTCAATTTGGAGTTTGGTCGCGCTGTGGGGTTGGCAGCTTGGCTGGATGGGCAACGCAGTACGAGAATATTGGCTCTTGGGAATCTTGGCCGGATTAGTGATGGGGGGAACACAGGCGGCGTCTCGTTCGTTACAAGCGATATTGATCCCTCCTCAAAAGTCCGCGGAATTCTTCAGTTTTTTTGCAATTTCAGGCAAGTTCGCCAGCGCAGTTGGACCCGCAATCTTTGGATTGGCCGTTTGGATTACAGGAAGTTTGCGCGTCGGCATGCTATCGCTATTGATCTTCTTCGTGCTCGGGGGCTGGTTGCTCTGGGGAGTTTCGGAAGAGCGCGGCCGCCAAGAGGCTCTGGCCTTTCGCGCGGTGCGTGATGAATAA
- a CDS encoding inositol monophosphatase, producing the protein MTTPDRNFFDARKLANQADERALLALDACLLAGRVLMTYWQELSSTDIREKGRGDLVTRADVESEATVSEFLLQHMPETGVVCEEGTAREGNGLVWYLDPLDGTTNFVQKFPVFAVSLGLAELRENAPPDLLCGVVYNPVSGELFWGAKNRGSYLNTDRLQVSQKSNFGDAVLATGFPRRHSEELSPYLKEFELIFRNCRAIRRAGAAALDLCWTAQGLFDGFWEHRLSPWDIAAGVVIVREAGGVCSDFAGEEKFLESGNILGAPEPIQKRIIELISQARR; encoded by the coding sequence GTGACAACACCTGACCGCAATTTTTTCGACGCGCGCAAATTGGCTAATCAGGCCGATGAGCGCGCGTTGCTCGCTCTGGACGCCTGCTTGTTAGCCGGCCGCGTGCTTATGACTTACTGGCAAGAACTCTCGAGCACCGATATCCGCGAAAAGGGCAGAGGAGACCTCGTCACCCGGGCGGACGTCGAGTCTGAAGCAACCGTTTCTGAATTTCTGCTGCAGCACATGCCCGAAACGGGAGTCGTTTGCGAAGAAGGCACAGCCCGCGAAGGCAACGGACTCGTGTGGTATCTTGATCCGTTGGACGGAACCACTAATTTCGTACAAAAATTCCCGGTGTTCGCAGTCAGTTTAGGGCTGGCCGAACTACGCGAAAATGCGCCGCCGGACCTGCTGTGCGGAGTGGTCTACAACCCTGTGTCAGGCGAGCTGTTTTGGGGTGCAAAGAACCGCGGAAGTTATCTGAATACGGATAGGCTTCAGGTTTCGCAAAAGAGTAATTTCGGGGACGCGGTGCTGGCGACGGGATTCCCGCGCAGACATTCCGAAGAACTGTCACCCTATCTCAAAGAATTTGAGCTGATTTTCCGGAACTGCCGTGCTATCCGTAGAGCGGGTGCCGCGGCACTCGACTTATGTTGGACCGCGCAGGGGTTATTCGACGGCTTCTGGGAACACCGGCTGTCGCCGTGGGATATCGCCGCCGGAGTCGTCATTGTGCGGGAAGCCGGCGGAGTCTGCAGCGATTTTGCAGGTGAAGAAAAGTTCCTCGAATCGGGAAATATCCTCGGAGCTCCGGAGCCGATTCAGAAACGAATCATCGAACTAATCTCTCAAGCACGACGCTGA
- a CDS encoding chloride channel protein: MSRLFEPRRDVVATFSEQTALFISLVRWTILALIVGVVVGASTYGFVTLLQWSSEQTSQHPYYYLAIPFAFLLSAGVVNWLAPDAEGHGTERIIEAVHKHNGRIRLRIVPVKLIATVFTVAGGGSAGKEGPAAQIGGALASGFASILRLSERDRKKIVVCGISAGFASVFGTPVAGALFGIEVLFLGQLLYDVLVPSFIAGLTAYQVASSLGLTFWSHAVVDIPPLDHGYVLQLVLTGVVFGLVTVIFIELVRTLKRALPVLWPNHYARAFVGGLIVVGIATLFGHEVTGLGTNYIERVFEDEPVSPVLWLGKILATAMTLESGGSGGIVTPIFFVGATFGSFWATVIGANPVTMAALGTTSVLSGAANTPIAASMMAVEMFGPSIGPYAAGCAMVSFIMTGHRSIYPSQVLSQSKSDSLVAPLNQPLAPSVRSRLSTEGKEEFEKVYSFPVRLWKLLSSGIWQMIPKNKKH; encoded by the coding sequence TTGAGTCGTTTATTTGAACCACGGCGCGACGTCGTCGCCACGTTTTCGGAACAGACCGCACTCTTCATCTCGCTGGTTCGCTGGACGATACTTGCGCTGATTGTCGGAGTGGTGGTCGGTGCGTCGACGTACGGCTTCGTGACGCTGCTGCAATGGTCGTCGGAACAAACCTCGCAGCATCCGTACTACTATCTCGCCATTCCGTTCGCTTTTTTGCTCTCCGCGGGAGTAGTCAATTGGCTTGCACCGGACGCGGAGGGACACGGCACCGAACGTATTATTGAAGCCGTCCACAAACACAATGGAAGAATTCGACTGCGCATCGTGCCGGTCAAACTCATTGCGACGGTCTTCACGGTGGCAGGCGGCGGCAGCGCCGGCAAAGAAGGTCCGGCCGCACAGATCGGCGGCGCTTTGGCGTCAGGTTTTGCGTCGATCCTCAGACTGAGCGAACGTGATCGCAAGAAGATTGTGGTTTGCGGAATTTCCGCGGGTTTTGCGTCGGTATTTGGAACACCCGTGGCCGGTGCGCTGTTTGGAATCGAAGTTTTGTTTCTGGGTCAGTTGTTGTACGACGTGCTCGTGCCGTCATTTATTGCGGGCCTAACGGCCTATCAAGTTGCTTCATCGCTTGGCTTGACATTTTGGTCGCACGCCGTCGTTGACATACCCCCTCTGGATCACGGCTATGTCCTGCAGTTAGTTCTGACGGGTGTCGTGTTTGGATTGGTCACGGTGATTTTCATTGAATTGGTCAGGACTTTGAAGCGCGCGCTTCCCGTCCTGTGGCCCAACCACTATGCTCGCGCGTTCGTCGGCGGATTGATCGTGGTCGGCATTGCGACGCTCTTCGGCCACGAGGTCACCGGTCTGGGCACAAACTACATCGAGCGCGTATTTGAAGATGAGCCCGTTTCGCCGGTCTTATGGTTGGGCAAGATTCTCGCAACTGCGATGACCCTTGAGTCAGGTGGGTCAGGTGGAATTGTGACGCCCATCTTTTTCGTCGGCGCGACTTTCGGAAGTTTCTGGGCGACGGTTATCGGCGCCAATCCGGTGACTATGGCAGCATTGGGAACGACTTCAGTTTTGTCGGGAGCAGCCAATACTCCGATCGCGGCCTCCATGATGGCCGTCGAGATGTTCGGCCCGAGCATCGGCCCGTATGCCGCCGGATGTGCAATGGTCTCTTTCATCATGACCGGGCATCGAAGTATCTATCCCAGTCAAGTTTTGTCGCAATCCAAGAGCGACTCGCTTGTCGCTCCGCTCAACCAGCCGCTCGCTCCCTCCGTACGTTCGAGATTGAGCACGGAAGGCAAAGAGGAATTCGAAAAAGTCTACTCTTTCCCGGTTCGATTATGGAAACTTCTAAGCAGCGGTATTTGGCAGATGATACCCAAAAACAAGAAACACTAA